In the genome of Streptomyces racemochromogenes, one region contains:
- a CDS encoding recombinase family protein, giving the protein MTTAAQWAADGEDTLAAFPANVTGVLIGYARVSTKGQNLDRQIAALADCGCAKVFADKKSGKTVEREELWKALEYARPGDTLVVPSLDRLGRSIQDLIAIVAGLRKRGIGFRSLHEALDTTTPGGRLVFHVFAALAEFIRELIVQGTHEGLAAARARGERIGRPPAMTQEQIVHARSMLANPEASITSIAKLLGISRTTLYKYVPELRAGHRPSVGQQRAARELEES; this is encoded by the coding sequence ATGACCACCGCCGCCCAGTGGGCAGCCGACGGCGAAGACACCCTCGCCGCGTTCCCCGCCAACGTGACCGGCGTCCTCATCGGATACGCCCGCGTCTCCACCAAGGGACAGAACCTCGACCGACAGATCGCCGCACTCGCCGACTGCGGCTGCGCCAAGGTCTTCGCCGACAAGAAGTCCGGCAAGACTGTCGAGCGCGAAGAACTTTGGAAGGCGCTGGAGTACGCCCGCCCCGGCGACACCCTCGTCGTTCCATCCCTCGATCGACTCGGCCGGTCCATCCAGGACCTCATCGCCATCGTCGCCGGCCTCCGCAAGCGCGGCATCGGCTTCCGCTCACTCCACGAAGCGCTCGACACCACCACCCCCGGCGGCAGGCTCGTCTTCCATGTCTTCGCCGCGCTCGCCGAGTTCATCCGCGAACTCATCGTCCAGGGCACCCACGAGGGCCTCGCTGCGGCGCGCGCCCGCGGCGAACGCATTGGGCGGCCGCCAGCTATGACGCAGGAGCAGATCGTTCACGCGCGTTCCATGCTGGCGAACCCCGAGGCGTCGATCACCTCGATCGCCAAGCTGCTAGGTATCAGCCGGACCACGCTCTACAAGTACGTGCCGGAGCTGCGGGCAGGACACCGGCCCTCCGTCGGACAGCAGCGCGCGGCCAGGGAACTGGAGGAGTCGTGA
- a CDS encoding GIY-YIG nuclease family protein, translated as MSPAVGRIYALSDPRDGVVRYVGQTTKALEERLAGHLSSPASKVAPWIAELREAGIAPLITILREDVPVAELLVAEREEITRRVVAGEPLLNQASTAAGRRIVEREQAELKAKQRESAWAELARNCREALGGPLAPGDVSGLPLEEAVQEALLRLQAAEDPEGDALTGGLSSQIRLLRTQQRVSEELWRNCRSVWGRLRGADDGLDFHLTSLVSHVARRPDMPSADALRYLSLIPWAVSAAAPWAALAQRAGMSLEPAAFSAWAGGRAEVAAALSDLGLYYPEIFTVLASRENPSDRWRASSHLAAAVAAHTSGQVPDVVAQDVRSVLREIARDKMLTPAMAELLASLDPRALEEIFGPDAARAADAQLGLPPGTAVQVLRFVLEHKGIGHLGVLDRVVARAAEVLPSAPYPDYSTWYGRGIPSARAITASLADAGLISLPDDSSWPQVLRELREMWQTT; from the coding sequence GTGAGCCCGGCCGTGGGGCGCATCTACGCCCTCTCCGATCCGCGGGACGGAGTCGTTCGGTACGTCGGACAGACCACGAAGGCGTTGGAAGAGCGGCTCGCAGGCCACCTCTCCAGCCCTGCCAGCAAGGTTGCTCCTTGGATCGCTGAACTCAGGGAGGCTGGCATCGCACCACTGATCACCATCCTGAGGGAGGACGTACCTGTAGCCGAACTGCTCGTCGCGGAGCGGGAGGAGATCACTCGGCGCGTCGTCGCCGGCGAGCCGCTATTGAATCAGGCGAGTACGGCTGCGGGTCGACGCATAGTCGAGCGCGAACAGGCAGAGCTGAAGGCTAAGCAGCGCGAGTCGGCGTGGGCCGAATTGGCGCGGAACTGCAGGGAGGCGCTCGGCGGACCGTTGGCACCAGGCGACGTGTCGGGGCTGCCTCTGGAGGAAGCGGTCCAGGAGGCCCTTCTGCGCCTACAAGCGGCGGAGGACCCAGAAGGCGATGCGCTTACCGGTGGCCTGAGCAGCCAGATTCGTTTACTACGCACCCAGCAGAGGGTCAGTGAAGAACTGTGGAGGAACTGTCGCTCAGTCTGGGGGCGACTCCGGGGCGCCGATGACGGCCTTGACTTCCACCTGACATCCCTCGTCAGCCATGTAGCTCGGCGCCCCGACATGCCTAGCGCAGACGCCTTGCGGTATCTCTCCTTGATCCCGTGGGCAGTCTCCGCTGCAGCCCCTTGGGCTGCCTTGGCCCAGCGAGCCGGCATGTCTCTAGAGCCAGCCGCCTTCAGCGCCTGGGCTGGCGGGAGGGCGGAGGTAGCCGCCGCTCTCTCTGATCTCGGGTTGTACTACCCGGAGATCTTCACGGTGCTGGCTTCCCGGGAGAATCCAAGCGACCGTTGGCGCGCGTCATCACACCTGGCCGCGGCCGTGGCGGCCCACACCTCCGGACAGGTCCCCGACGTGGTGGCGCAGGATGTGAGAAGCGTTCTGCGCGAGATTGCCCGAGACAAGATGCTTACGCCAGCCATGGCCGAGTTGCTCGCCTCGCTCGACCCGAGAGCTTTGGAGGAGATCTTCGGCCCCGATGCCGCACGGGCCGCGGATGCACAGCTCGGCCTGCCGCCCGGGACGGCTGTCCAAGTTCTACGGTTCGTGCTTGAGCACAAGGGCATCGGCCACCTTGGGGTTCTGGACCGAGTGGTTGCCCGTGCGGCTGAGGTGTTACCGAGCGCTCCGTACCCCGACTACAGCACGTGGTACGGCCGTGGCATCCCGTCTGCCCGCGCCATCACGGCCTCGCTCGCTGACGCCGGGCTCATCTCACTGCCAGATGATTCCTCGTGGCCCCAGGTGCTGCGTGAACTCCGGGAGATGTGGCAGACCACTTGA
- a CDS encoding DUF6233 domain-containing protein: MSDLPPDLPRLRTLETWLEMTLARVQRQIAVEEARQAEVAARLPLPPPPDWELELDLGRRPVRVHVGGCGIGGKGFRRRPLTREAALRALGVDQLESCPYCRSAAALGVLD; this comes from the coding sequence GTGTCCGATCTGCCGCCCGACCTACCCCGCCTCCGCACCCTGGAGACGTGGCTCGAGATGACCCTCGCCCGGGTCCAGCGGCAGATCGCCGTCGAGGAGGCGCGCCAGGCCGAGGTCGCCGCCCGCCTGCCTCTCCCGCCGCCACCAGACTGGGAGCTCGAGCTGGACCTCGGCCGCCGGCCGGTCCGCGTCCACGTCGGCGGGTGTGGCATCGGCGGCAAGGGCTTCCGCCGCAGGCCGCTCACCAGGGAGGCGGCGCTTCGTGCCCTCGGCGTCGACCAGCTGGAGTCGTGCCCTTACTGCCGGTCGGCCGCCGCGCTCGGCGTGCTGGACTGA
- a CDS encoding helix-turn-helix transcriptional regulator, protein MQPATPPWILEARIRLGDRIRDARMEADLTQEKLAELAGVDRTTLQKTEAGKTDPKFSQLLRLARALRLPARDLMP, encoded by the coding sequence GTGCAACCCGCTACGCCCCCGTGGATCCTCGAAGCCCGTATCAGACTCGGGGACCGGATCCGCGACGCCCGCATGGAGGCGGACCTCACCCAGGAGAAGCTTGCCGAGTTGGCCGGGGTAGACCGGACCACCCTGCAGAAGACAGAGGCCGGCAAGACGGATCCGAAGTTCTCGCAGCTACTCCGCCTTGCGCGCGCCCTTCGCCTCCCGGCGAGGGACCTCATGCCGTAG
- a CDS encoding phosphatase PAP2 family protein, giving the protein MRNTWLSRAGVGCALLAAVLTVLVVAHWPPLISYDDRLARDLHAYAVTHRGVTHLVRVLADWVWDPWTMRAVAAVACLWLWSRGDRSRAVRVGAAVLAAAAVQQGLKALIGRARPQWPDPVATAHFAAYPSGHAMTATVVCGLLLWLLPAKAPRGAVAAAWTVAAVSVLGVGFTRIYLGVHWFSDVLAGWLLGVAVVSLAAFRHACPGRSPASPRADL; this is encoded by the coding sequence ATGCGGAACACGTGGCTTTCCAGGGCCGGGGTAGGCTGCGCGCTGCTCGCGGCCGTGCTGACCGTGCTCGTGGTGGCGCACTGGCCGCCCCTGATCTCGTACGACGACCGGCTCGCGCGGGACCTGCACGCCTACGCCGTCACCCATCGCGGGGTCACCCACCTCGTGCGGGTCCTCGCCGACTGGGTCTGGGACCCGTGGACGATGCGCGCCGTGGCCGCCGTGGCCTGCCTGTGGCTCTGGTCGCGCGGGGACCGCTCGCGGGCGGTACGGGTGGGGGCGGCGGTGCTGGCGGCAGCGGCGGTGCAGCAGGGACTGAAGGCGCTGATCGGCCGGGCCCGCCCGCAGTGGCCGGATCCGGTCGCGACGGCGCACTTCGCGGCGTACCCCTCGGGCCACGCGATGACGGCCACGGTGGTGTGCGGGCTGCTGCTGTGGCTGCTGCCCGCGAAGGCGCCGCGGGGCGCGGTGGCCGCGGCCTGGACGGTGGCGGCGGTGTCGGTGCTCGGGGTCGGCTTCACCCGGATCTACCTGGGCGTCCACTGGTTCTCGGACGTGCTCGCGGGCTGGCTGCTGGGCGTGGCCGTGGTGTCGCTCGCGGCGTTCCGGCATGCCTGCCCGGGGCGATCCCCCGCGTCGCCCCGAGCAGATCTGTGA
- a CDS encoding M56 family metallopeptidase, translating to MMVPAALLLLGALTAVLAPRLLARAQWPEREPVVALWVWQCVVAATLLCLALSMLLSAAAAWQAVRGRLFAAAPHGVADAYALGAEGGAWAAGTALALACGGLWTGAMLAREVLRARARRRARGAELLVRAPLLPGEDPAAARLVVLEGPRPEAWWQPGPAPRLVVTTAALGRLKGSQLDAVLAHEQGHVAARHDWLLHCSRALAQGFPQVPVFAAFEAQMHRLVELAADDVASRRYGRLTVALALVGLNEDRGVFGPCGPEEAHVPQRVRRLLSAPPRLSPTRRLRLTALAALVPAVPLLVAFVPGLSALT from the coding sequence ATGATGGTCCCCGCCGCTCTCCTGCTGCTCGGCGCACTGACCGCGGTGCTCGCGCCCCGCCTGCTGGCCCGGGCCCAGTGGCCCGAACGCGAACCGGTGGTCGCGCTGTGGGTGTGGCAGTGCGTGGTGGCCGCGACCCTGCTGTGTCTGGCGCTGTCGATGCTGCTGAGCGCGGCCGCCGCCTGGCAGGCGGTGCGGGGCCGGCTGTTCGCCGCGGCCCCGCACGGGGTGGCCGACGCGTACGCGCTGGGCGCGGAGGGCGGCGCCTGGGCCGCGGGTACGGCGCTGGCGCTGGCCTGCGGGGGGCTGTGGACCGGGGCGATGCTGGCGCGGGAGGTGCTGCGGGCGCGGGCCCGGCGACGCGCCCGGGGCGCCGAACTCCTGGTCCGGGCCCCGCTGCTGCCGGGCGAAGACCCGGCCGCGGCGCGCCTGGTGGTGCTGGAGGGTCCGCGTCCGGAGGCCTGGTGGCAGCCCGGGCCGGCGCCGCGGCTGGTGGTGACCACGGCGGCGCTGGGCCGGCTCAAGGGCAGCCAGCTCGACGCGGTGCTCGCGCACGAGCAGGGGCACGTGGCGGCCCGGCACGACTGGCTGCTGCACTGTTCGCGGGCGCTGGCCCAGGGGTTCCCGCAGGTGCCGGTGTTCGCGGCGTTCGAGGCGCAGATGCACCGGCTGGTGGAACTGGCGGCCGACGACGTGGCCTCGCGGCGCTACGGCCGGCTGACCGTCGCCCTGGCCCTGGTCGGGCTGAACGAGGACCGGGGCGTGTTCGGCCCGTGCGGGCCCGAGGAGGCGCACGTCCCGCAGCGGGTGCGGCGGCTGTTGTCGGCCCCGCCGCGCCTGTCGCCGACGCGGCGGCTGAGACTGACGGCGCTGGCCGCGCTGGTTCCGGCCGTTCCGCTGCTCGTGGCCTTCGTACCGGGGCTGAGCGCGCTGACCTGA
- a CDS encoding DUF5134 domain-containing protein has protein sequence MHGSAMPLTLAWMLVALCAASGGYCLLRARRADRRTRGAAAGEAVMGFGMAAMALPADTGPWGPAVLLAVFCGAALHALWLLRDGVHHAHHLVGSLAMAYMALAMTAGHGHGRAGLPVVTGALLLYYAGYVLLGGARLVTAGGAARPVAPVPGGAPGGVPGGAGELTRACRLAMGTGMLAMLLAM, from the coding sequence GTGCACGGATCCGCGATGCCCCTCACCCTGGCCTGGATGCTCGTGGCGCTGTGCGCGGCGAGCGGCGGGTACTGCCTGCTGCGGGCGCGCAGAGCGGACCGGCGCACGCGCGGGGCGGCGGCCGGCGAGGCGGTGATGGGCTTCGGGATGGCGGCGATGGCCCTGCCGGCGGACACCGGGCCGTGGGGCCCGGCGGTCCTGCTGGCCGTCTTCTGCGGGGCGGCGCTGCACGCGCTGTGGCTGCTGCGCGACGGGGTGCACCACGCGCACCACCTGGTCGGCTCGCTGGCGATGGCGTACATGGCCCTAGCCATGACCGCCGGACACGGGCACGGCCGGGCGGGGCTGCCCGTGGTGACCGGGGCGCTCCTCCTCTACTACGCCGGGTACGTGCTGCTGGGCGGGGCCCGGCTGGTGACGGCGGGCGGGGCCGCGCGGCCGGTGGCGCCCGTCCCGGGCGGGGCGCCGGGCGGAGTGCCGGGCGGGGCCGGGGAGCTGACGCGGGCCTGCCGACTGGCCATGGGGACGGGGATGTTGGCGATGCTTCTGGCCATGTGA
- a CDS encoding GNAT family N-acetyltransferase, which yields MPTAQPAAALSFRSAVEADVPDLVALVESAYRGDASRAGWTTEADFLDGQRTDPEGVGAIIADPDGILLVVERAGELVACCQLEHRGDHAYFGMFAVRPGLQGAGLGKEVLAEAERRARETWGAEQMRMTVVNVREELIAYYVRRGYERTGELSPFPYGDERFGVPLRDDLAFELLVKAL from the coding sequence ATGCCGACCGCCCAGCCCGCCGCCGCCCTCAGCTTCCGCAGCGCCGTGGAGGCGGACGTACCGGACCTGGTGGCCCTCGTCGAGTCGGCCTACCGCGGCGACGCCAGCCGGGCCGGCTGGACCACGGAGGCCGACTTCCTGGACGGGCAGCGCACCGACCCCGAGGGCGTGGGCGCGATCATCGCCGACCCGGACGGCATCCTGCTGGTGGTGGAGCGCGCGGGCGAACTCGTCGCCTGCTGCCAGCTCGAACACCGCGGGGACCACGCCTACTTCGGCATGTTCGCGGTGCGCCCCGGGCTCCAGGGCGCCGGCCTCGGCAAGGAGGTCCTGGCGGAGGCCGAGCGCCGGGCCCGCGAGACCTGGGGCGCCGAGCAGATGCGGATGACCGTGGTGAACGTACGGGAGGAGCTCATCGCCTACTACGTGCGACGCGGCTACGAGCGCACGGGCGAACTGAGCCCCTTCCCCTACGGCGATGAGCGCTTCGGCGTGCCGCTCCGCGACGACCTCGCCTTCGAGCTGCTGGTCAAGGCGCTGTAG
- a CDS encoding glycerophosphodiester phosphodiesterase → MTFLTIGHRGVMGVEPENTLRSFLRAERCGMDVIALDVRLSKDGALVVLHDAEVDRTTDGTGAVADLTLAELRGLDAGQGERVPVLEEVLDAVRVPLQVSVRDRAAATALAELIVRRDLGARVEVASGDGELLAEVARRAPGVRTALHPERPGAAAEDLVDLALAAGARTVALDIRRLTLETVEAAHAAGLRVTGRAVDTLDRLRLARALQLDGAATDFPEVRSTGRFTA, encoded by the coding sequence TTGACTTTCCTCACCATCGGTCACCGCGGGGTCATGGGTGTCGAGCCGGAGAACACCCTGCGCTCGTTCCTGCGCGCGGAACGCTGCGGGATGGACGTCATCGCGCTGGACGTGCGCCTCAGCAAGGACGGCGCCCTGGTCGTCCTGCACGACGCCGAGGTCGACCGGACCACCGACGGCACGGGCGCCGTCGCCGACCTGACCCTCGCCGAGCTGCGCGGGCTGGACGCCGGTCAGGGCGAGCGCGTCCCGGTCCTGGAGGAGGTCCTGGACGCCGTCCGCGTCCCGCTCCAGGTGTCGGTGCGGGACCGGGCCGCGGCCACCGCGCTCGCGGAGCTGATCGTGCGCCGCGACCTGGGCGCCCGGGTGGAGGTGGCCTCCGGGGACGGGGAGCTGCTCGCGGAGGTCGCCCGGCGGGCCCCCGGCGTCCGGACGGCCCTGCACCCGGAGCGGCCCGGCGCGGCCGCCGAGGACCTCGTGGACCTGGCGCTGGCGGCGGGCGCCCGCACCGTGGCCCTGGACATCCGCCGGCTCACCCTGGAGACGGTGGAGGCGGCCCACGCGGCGGGGCTGCGGGTGACGGGGCGGGCGGTCGACACCCTGGACCGGCTGCGGCTGGCGCGGGCCCTGCAACTGGACGGCGCGGCCACCGACTTCCCGGAGGTCCGCAGCACCGGGCGCTTCACCGCGTAG
- a CDS encoding PadR family transcriptional regulator, with translation MTSSQTSKKQELPPTAWAVLGLLSFPGERTGYELKKWADSSLRFFYWSPAISQIYAELRRLEELGYAASARSGPEEVRAKRRYAITEAGREALAGWASDTADAGPPVLKHGLLLRIWLGHLAEPERLRAMVEDHVERTRRELAAVREAMEHAADVPEWAFPVLALRWSERQHLAELDLAGALLDDLREAAARTAGAGERPAGHVPGAGERAAGTAG, from the coding sequence ATGACTAGTAGTCAGACTTCGAAGAAGCAAGAGCTCCCGCCGACCGCGTGGGCGGTGCTCGGCCTGCTGTCGTTCCCCGGCGAGCGCACCGGCTACGAGCTGAAGAAGTGGGCGGACTCCTCCCTCCGCTTCTTCTACTGGTCGCCCGCGATCAGCCAGATCTACGCCGAACTGCGCCGCCTGGAGGAGCTGGGATACGCGGCCTCCGCGCGCTCGGGGCCCGAGGAGGTCCGCGCCAAGCGCCGCTACGCCATCACGGAGGCGGGCCGCGAGGCCCTCGCGGGCTGGGCCTCGGACACCGCGGACGCCGGGCCTCCGGTGCTCAAGCACGGGCTCCTGCTGCGGATCTGGCTGGGACACCTGGCCGAGCCGGAACGGCTGCGCGCGATGGTCGAGGACCACGTGGAGCGGACCCGGCGCGAGCTGGCCGCCGTGCGGGAGGCGATGGAGCACGCCGCGGACGTACCGGAATGGGCCTTCCCGGTGCTCGCCCTGCGCTGGAGCGAGCGGCAGCACCTGGCCGAGCTGGACCTGGCCGGCGCCCTGCTCGACGACCTCCGCGAGGCCGCGGCACGGACCGCCGGAGCCGGGGAGAGGCCCGCCGGGCACGTCCCGGGAGCCGGGGAGCGGGCCGCCGGGACCGCCGGCTGA
- a CDS encoding LLM class flavin-dependent oxidoreductase, producing the protein MKFSVIFEAQLADPTVEREHQVIRDCVEQAVLAERMGFDRIWAVEHHSLKWYAHMSAPEVFLTWVAARTDTIRIGHGVVCMPFNFNHPVRVAERAAMLDLLSGGRLDLGAGRGGTEQETSLCGVDRERTTAEVEEALRIIGKAWQEEELEYRGELLDIGPHPILPRPAQRPHPPLFLACSRGETLVQAAELGVGALVMGFAGPESIAGMRAVYDAALAARDGSRFVSTAVNDHFSVLCPTIVLDDPREARRIGVRGQRFFAQSIGHWYGGAGVPDEAVVAGADETAQMRRAAEQVVARLHELDIPVRPTSTATFNADHAYGSADEAIAYVERLRAAGADEVMCLVQMGTVPQEACLETLRQWGEKVIPHFREERGGGERA; encoded by the coding sequence GTGAAATTCTCCGTGATCTTCGAGGCTCAGCTGGCCGATCCGACCGTGGAACGGGAACACCAGGTCATCCGGGACTGCGTCGAGCAGGCGGTCCTCGCCGAACGCATGGGATTCGACCGGATCTGGGCCGTCGAGCACCACTCCTTGAAGTGGTACGCACACATGAGTGCCCCGGAGGTCTTCCTGACCTGGGTCGCGGCCCGGACGGACACGATACGCATCGGCCACGGCGTCGTGTGCATGCCCTTCAACTTCAACCACCCGGTGCGCGTGGCCGAACGGGCCGCGATGCTCGACCTGCTCTCCGGCGGGCGGCTCGACCTGGGCGCCGGGCGCGGCGGCACCGAGCAGGAGACCTCGCTGTGCGGGGTGGACCGGGAGCGCACCACCGCCGAGGTGGAGGAAGCGCTGCGGATCATCGGGAAGGCCTGGCAGGAGGAGGAGCTGGAGTACCGCGGCGAACTGCTGGACATCGGCCCCCACCCGATCCTGCCGCGCCCGGCCCAGCGGCCCCATCCGCCGCTGTTCCTGGCGTGCAGCCGGGGCGAGACCCTGGTGCAGGCCGCCGAACTGGGCGTCGGGGCCCTGGTGATGGGCTTCGCCGGGCCGGAGTCGATCGCGGGGATGCGGGCGGTGTACGACGCCGCGCTCGCCGCCCGCGACGGCAGCCGGTTCGTCTCCACGGCCGTCAACGACCACTTCTCGGTGCTCTGCCCGACCATCGTGCTCGACGACCCCCGGGAGGCGCGCCGGATCGGTGTCCGGGGGCAGCGGTTCTTCGCGCAGTCCATCGGGCACTGGTACGGCGGCGCGGGCGTGCCGGACGAGGCGGTGGTGGCCGGCGCCGACGAGACGGCGCAGATGCGCCGGGCCGCCGAGCAGGTGGTGGCCCGGCTGCACGAGCTGGACATCCCGGTGCGGCCGACCTCCACCGCCACCTTCAACGCCGACCACGCCTACGGGAGCGCGGACGAGGCCATCGCGTACGTGGAGCGGCTGCGGGCGGCCGGCGCGGACGAGGTGATGTGCCTGGTGCAGATGGGGACGGTGCCGCAGGAGGCCTGTCTGGAGACCCTGCGGCAGTGGGGGGAGAAGGTCATCCCGCACTTCCGGGAGGAGCGCGGCGGTGGGGAGCGCGCCTGA
- a CDS encoding DUF6421 family protein, which translates to MTETLVPGSGGAVITAGARVVDHPAWPVLKAAVEEIRPWQAKDGSIDFDAEGAPARADVEAAVERVAGAVEELSPLLPHATAYHAALVADLRKWVAQGFGVPDFLDSLLAFHPAAQRADGLQHLVVFPMYTQNGNPDRNLEAVVLKMVWPEWLSELERTRYDNPLFLGITLEDFTPGYDTHSAVLFPETIAVREAPERFTWGGIFCDREAARYRKVTGAAVDILGIELPEDIARMVEDQERCEKAFVLWDMVHDRTHSHGDLPFDPFMIKQRQPFWMYGLEELRCDLTAFKEAVKLESEGNEHGRDVQYAVLFDRMFRFPVSGDRNRNYDGLGGQLLFAYLHKHDVVRWTDNKLKIDWMRAPQVTNQLCAEIEDLYRAGIDRPKLVHWFKAYELVSTYLAPHPGSKWAKGPDALDLTQPPRKLVDDVLPDEFPLSMFYEALAKKLKGVIASTKGITPANADDTERAAA; encoded by the coding sequence ATGACGGAAACTCTTGTGCCGGGCTCCGGCGGTGCCGTGATAACCGCTGGCGCGCGGGTGGTCGACCACCCCGCCTGGCCCGTGCTCAAGGCCGCCGTGGAGGAGATCCGCCCCTGGCAGGCCAAGGACGGATCGATCGACTTCGACGCCGAGGGCGCCCCCGCCCGCGCCGACGTCGAGGCCGCCGTGGAGCGGGTCGCCGGCGCCGTCGAGGAGCTGTCCCCGCTGCTGCCGCACGCCACCGCGTACCACGCGGCGCTCGTCGCCGACCTGCGCAAGTGGGTCGCCCAGGGCTTCGGCGTGCCGGACTTCCTCGACTCCCTGCTGGCCTTCCACCCGGCCGCCCAGCGCGCCGACGGCCTGCAGCACCTCGTGGTCTTCCCGATGTACACGCAGAACGGCAACCCGGACCGCAACCTCGAGGCCGTCGTCCTGAAGATGGTGTGGCCCGAGTGGCTCTCCGAGCTGGAGCGCACCCGGTACGACAACCCGCTCTTCCTCGGCATCACCCTCGAGGACTTCACCCCGGGCTACGACACCCACTCCGCCGTGCTCTTCCCGGAGACCATCGCCGTGCGCGAGGCCCCCGAGCGCTTCACCTGGGGCGGCATCTTCTGCGACCGCGAGGCCGCCCGCTACCGCAAGGTGACCGGCGCCGCCGTGGACATCCTGGGCATCGAGCTGCCCGAGGACATCGCCCGCATGGTCGAGGACCAGGAGCGCTGCGAGAAGGCCTTCGTCCTGTGGGACATGGTCCACGACCGCACCCACAGCCACGGCGACCTGCCGTTCGACCCGTTCATGATCAAGCAGCGCCAGCCGTTCTGGATGTACGGCCTGGAGGAGCTGCGCTGCGACCTCACCGCCTTCAAGGAGGCCGTGAAGCTGGAGTCCGAGGGCAACGAGCACGGCCGTGACGTCCAGTACGCCGTCCTCTTCGACCGGATGTTCCGCTTCCCCGTCTCCGGTGACCGCAACCGCAACTACGACGGCCTCGGCGGCCAGCTGCTCTTCGCGTACCTCCACAAGCACGACGTCGTGCGCTGGACGGACAACAAGCTGAAGATCGACTGGATGCGTGCCCCGCAGGTCACCAACCAGCTGTGCGCCGAGATCGAGGACCTCTACCGCGCGGGCATCGACCGCCCGAAGCTGGTCCACTGGTTCAAGGCCTACGAGCTGGTCTCCACCTACCTCGCCCCGCACCCGGGCTCCAAGTGGGCCAAGGGCCCCGACGCCCTGGACCTGACGCAGCCGCCGCGCAAGCTCGTGGACGACGTGCTTCCCGACGAGTTTCCCCTCAGCATGTTCTACGAGGCCCTCGCCAAGAAGCTCAAGGGCGTGATCGCCTCCACCAAGGGCATCACCCCGGCGAACGCGGACGACACCGAGCGGGCCGCCGCGTGA
- a CDS encoding SDR family oxidoreductase, producing the protein MNGNGTLHGAVVAVAGAGGPAGRAALMRLAEAGATVVASDADAARLAEAVDAARYAHGGATVTGDTVDLLDLEATKAWAERTEKEFGRIDGLVHLVGGWRGSKTFTDVDLADWTFLEKLLIRTVQHTSLAFHDGLLRSDRGRYVLISQSGAHKPVANNAAYNAGKAAAEAWTLAMADSFRKAGGEDGPQAAAAILVIKALVHDAMRAERPNAKFAGFTDVKELAEAIAGVWERPAPEVNGQRLWLTPQP; encoded by the coding sequence ATGAACGGCAATGGGACGCTCCACGGAGCCGTCGTGGCGGTGGCCGGGGCCGGCGGCCCCGCCGGCCGCGCCGCGCTGATGCGCCTCGCCGAGGCGGGGGCCACGGTCGTGGCCTCCGACGCGGACGCGGCGCGCCTGGCGGAGGCCGTCGACGCCGCCCGCTACGCCCACGGAGGCGCCACCGTCACCGGCGACACCGTCGACCTGCTCGACCTGGAGGCCACCAAGGCCTGGGCCGAGCGCACCGAGAAGGAGTTCGGCCGGATCGACGGCCTGGTCCACCTGGTCGGCGGCTGGCGCGGCAGCAAGACCTTCACCGACGTGGACCTCGCGGACTGGACCTTCCTGGAGAAGCTGCTCATCCGCACCGTCCAGCACACCTCGCTGGCCTTCCACGACGGGCTGCTGCGCAGCGACCGCGGACGCTACGTGCTGATCAGCCAGTCCGGCGCCCACAAGCCGGTCGCCAACAACGCCGCGTACAACGCCGGCAAGGCGGCCGCCGAGGCCTGGACCCTGGCCATGGCGGACTCCTTCCGCAAGGCCGGGGGCGAGGACGGGCCGCAGGCCGCCGCCGCGATCCTGGTGATCAAGGCCCTGGTGCACGACGCCATGCGCGCCGAGCGCCCCAACGCCAAGTTCGCGGGCTTCACCGACGTCAAGGAGCTGGCCGAGGCCATCGCCGGCGTCTGGGAGCGGCCCGCCCCCGAAGTGAACGGACAGCGTCTGTGGCTCACCCCGCAACCGTGA